In Halorubrum sp. PV6, a single window of DNA contains:
- a CDS encoding aldo/keto reductase, which translates to MPVLGLGTWENDDPAQCTESVTTALESGYTHVDTAQIYGNEAAVGDGIADADVDRDDVFLATKVWIDQLAPEDVAASTRESLEKLGTEYVDLLYVHWPAGAYDPAETLPAFAELRDDGLIDRIGVSNFEPEHLDAATDALGETPFANQVEMHPMLQQDDLRAYADANDIELVAYSPLARGHVFDAPEITDIAEKHDASAAQVSLAWLREKGVTAIPKATSESHIADNWASLGLELDAEDIEAVDAIDRTDRRVDPDFGPDWD; encoded by the coding sequence ATGCCCGTCCTCGGCCTCGGCACGTGGGAAAACGACGACCCCGCGCAGTGTACCGAGTCGGTGACGACCGCGCTCGAATCCGGCTACACCCACGTCGACACCGCACAGATCTACGGGAACGAGGCCGCGGTCGGCGACGGTATCGCCGACGCCGACGTCGACCGCGACGACGTGTTCCTCGCGACGAAGGTGTGGATCGACCAGCTCGCGCCCGAGGACGTGGCGGCGTCGACCCGCGAGAGCCTCGAAAAGCTCGGCACCGAGTACGTCGACCTGCTGTACGTCCACTGGCCGGCCGGCGCGTACGACCCCGCCGAGACGCTGCCCGCGTTCGCGGAGCTTCGCGACGACGGCCTGATCGACCGCATCGGCGTCTCGAACTTCGAGCCCGAACACCTCGACGCCGCGACCGATGCGCTCGGCGAGACGCCGTTCGCGAACCAGGTCGAGATGCACCCGATGCTCCAGCAGGACGACCTGCGTGCGTACGCCGACGCCAACGACATCGAACTCGTCGCCTACTCGCCGCTCGCCCGCGGCCACGTTTTCGACGCGCCCGAGATTACCGACATCGCCGAGAAACACGACGCCAGCGCGGCGCAGGTGAGCCTCGCGTGGCTCCGCGAGAAGGGCGTCACCGCCATCCCGAAGGCGACGAGCGAGTCTCACATCGCCGACAACTGGGCGAGTCTCGGCCTCGAACTCGACGCGGAGGACATCGAAGCGGTCGACGCCATCGACCGGACCGACCGCCGAGTCGACCCGGACTTCGGCCCGGACTGGGACTGA
- a CDS encoding PAS domain-containing sensor histidine kinase, giving the protein MEQSEQLGLLLDRTQDKIALLDERGTFTYVNEAARRILGFAPDDLVGESAFAYVHPDERALVRQSFAQAIESDGFAEEVVEYRHRSADGSWVWVESRMSNLTDAALDGFVVSSRDITDRVEAERDRAESESHRKEVAAVSGDVLWMFNDDWSELLFVNPAYEEIYGTSREALQEDPTAFFESIHDADAPRVKEAMDLLSAGTAVDIEYRVSPSEGDHSWVWVQAEPITVDGEVVRITGFTRDVTNRRRRERQLVVMDNLLRHNLRNDLNVIFGKTDILESEVPGAAEHTAVIRRVGEALLETAEKERGIIKLITEQQDRVRIDLEQVVGECVADIRDRYPNATVEVSALESVTVEACTELQLAVVELIENAIKHAADGEPSVRVALRATPTEAVVVVRDDHAPIPSAETDVLTGDHDMSSVYHSTGLGFWLVYWCVDISGGSIAVSADPDDGNEITIRLPRVSD; this is encoded by the coding sequence ATGGAACAGTCCGAGCAACTCGGACTCCTGCTCGATCGGACACAGGACAAGATCGCCCTCCTCGACGAACGGGGAACGTTCACCTACGTCAACGAGGCGGCCCGGCGGATCCTCGGCTTCGCCCCGGACGACCTCGTCGGCGAGTCGGCGTTCGCGTACGTCCATCCCGACGAGCGCGCGTTGGTCCGGCAGTCGTTCGCCCAGGCGATAGAGAGCGACGGCTTCGCCGAAGAGGTCGTCGAGTACCGCCACCGGAGCGCGGACGGGTCGTGGGTGTGGGTCGAAAGCCGCATGTCGAACCTCACCGACGCCGCGCTCGACGGCTTCGTCGTCAGCTCTCGGGACATCACCGACCGGGTCGAAGCCGAGCGGGACCGTGCCGAAAGCGAGTCGCACCGCAAGGAGGTCGCGGCCGTCTCCGGCGACGTCCTCTGGATGTTCAACGACGACTGGTCCGAGCTGTTGTTCGTAAACCCCGCCTACGAGGAGATATACGGGACCTCGCGTGAAGCCTTACAGGAGGATCCGACGGCCTTCTTCGAGTCGATCCACGACGCCGACGCGCCGAGAGTCAAGGAGGCGATGGACCTCCTCTCGGCGGGCACCGCCGTCGACATCGAGTACCGGGTGAGCCCGAGCGAGGGCGACCACAGCTGGGTCTGGGTGCAGGCCGAGCCGATCACGGTCGACGGCGAGGTGGTCCGCATCACGGGGTTCACGAGGGATGTCACGAACCGCCGCCGGCGCGAGCGCCAACTCGTCGTGATGGATAACCTCCTCCGGCACAACCTCCGGAACGATCTCAACGTGATCTTCGGGAAGACGGACATCCTCGAGTCCGAGGTGCCGGGCGCGGCCGAACACACCGCGGTGATCCGACGCGTGGGCGAGGCGCTCCTCGAGACCGCCGAAAAGGAGCGGGGAATCATCAAGCTCATCACCGAACAGCAGGACCGCGTGCGCATCGACCTCGAGCAGGTGGTCGGCGAGTGCGTGGCGGACATCCGGGACCGCTACCCGAACGCCACAGTCGAGGTGTCGGCCCTCGAATCGGTCACGGTCGAGGCCTGCACGGAGCTACAGCTCGCGGTCGTCGAACTGATCGAAAACGCGATCAAACACGCCGCCGACGGCGAGCCGAGCGTCCGCGTCGCGCTCCGAGCGACGCCGACCGAGGCCGTGGTCGTCGTCCGAGACGACCACGCGCCGATACCCTCGGCGGAGACGGACGTGCTCACGGGCGACCACGACATGAGCAGCGTCTACCACAGCACGGGGCTGGGGTTCTGGCTGGTGTACTGGTGTGTGGACATCTCCGGCGGGAGCATCGCGGTGTCGGCGGACCCCGACGACGGCAACGAGATCACGATTCGGCTGCCGAGAGTGTCAGACTGA
- a CDS encoding S9 family peptidase — protein MHRYDIERYLNVRNAGGADLGPDGRLSFLLNTTGTGQVWSLTEPLGWPEQHTFFDESVSAIDSSPKRAEAVFAMDEGGNERAQLYLLNYESGVITDLTARPGAKHRWGGWDSEGDRFAFASNRRDEAVFDVYVQARDATGNDAELVYEGDGWLSVAGWSPSDDRLIVHEAHSSFDHDVFTLDIASGDLTHHTPHEGDVRYGSPEWGPDGDALYLVTDRDSDTLRLERLDLDTGEFAVVASGADEDADEDAPETPGGDDGWNVDGVAIHEDSRRVVYSRNVDGRTEITVGELVEPDRVDPYPAPDLPDGVAGGVSFGPDGDRFAITATGSTHNANVYVVETTTGETTRWTAASTAGIPRDTFVEPELVHYPTFDDRKIPAFFSVPETEPPADGYPVVVDIHGGPESQRRPSFASVKQYLLNNGYAVFEPNVRGSAGYGKAYAALDDVEKRMDSVADVRAGVEWLHDHPEVDPDRVVAMGGSYGGFMVLAALTEYPELWAAGVDIVGIANFVTFLENTGEWRRELREAEYGSLDADREFLESISPINNIEAIESPLFVLHGANDPRVPVGEAEQIVEQAREQGVPVRKLIFDDEGHGFSKLENRLEAYRGVVDFLAKHV, from the coding sequence ATGCACCGGTACGACATCGAGCGATACCTCAACGTACGGAACGCCGGCGGCGCGGACCTGGGTCCCGACGGTCGCCTCTCCTTCCTCCTGAACACGACCGGCACCGGACAGGTCTGGTCGCTGACCGAGCCGCTCGGATGGCCCGAACAGCACACCTTCTTCGACGAGTCGGTCTCCGCTATCGACTCCTCGCCGAAGCGCGCGGAGGCCGTCTTCGCGATGGACGAGGGGGGCAACGAGCGCGCTCAGCTGTACCTGCTCAACTACGAGTCGGGCGTGATAACCGACCTCACGGCGCGACCCGGCGCGAAACACCGCTGGGGCGGGTGGGACAGCGAGGGCGACCGCTTCGCGTTCGCCTCGAACCGCCGCGACGAGGCCGTCTTCGACGTGTACGTGCAGGCCCGCGACGCGACCGGCAACGACGCGGAACTGGTGTACGAGGGCGACGGCTGGCTCTCCGTGGCCGGCTGGTCGCCGAGCGACGACCGGCTGATCGTCCACGAGGCGCACTCGTCGTTCGACCACGACGTGTTCACCCTCGACATCGCCTCCGGCGACCTGACCCACCACACGCCCCACGAGGGCGACGTGCGGTACGGGAGCCCGGAGTGGGGGCCGGACGGCGACGCGCTCTACCTCGTCACCGACCGCGACAGCGACACGCTGCGCTTAGAGCGGCTCGACCTCGACACGGGCGAGTTCGCCGTCGTCGCCTCCGGAGCCGACGAGGACGCCGACGAGGACGCCCCCGAGACGCCCGGCGGCGACGACGGCTGGAACGTGGACGGCGTCGCGATCCACGAGGACTCCCGCCGCGTCGTCTACTCGCGTAACGTCGACGGCCGCACCGAGATAACCGTCGGCGAACTGGTCGAACCCGACCGAGTCGACCCGTACCCGGCGCCCGACCTCCCCGACGGCGTCGCCGGCGGCGTGAGCTTCGGCCCCGACGGGGACCGCTTCGCCATCACCGCGACCGGCAGCACCCACAACGCGAACGTCTACGTCGTCGAGACGACGACCGGCGAGACGACGCGCTGGACCGCCGCCTCGACCGCGGGTATCCCGCGGGACACCTTCGTCGAGCCCGAACTGGTCCACTACCCGACCTTCGACGACCGGAAGATCCCCGCCTTCTTCTCCGTCCCGGAGACTGAACCGCCGGCCGACGGCTACCCCGTCGTCGTCGACATCCACGGCGGCCCCGAGTCGCAGCGCCGGCCGTCGTTCGCCTCCGTCAAGCAGTACCTGCTGAACAACGGGTACGCCGTCTTCGAGCCGAACGTCCGCGGCTCGGCCGGGTACGGGAAGGCGTACGCCGCGCTCGACGACGTGGAAAAGCGGATGGACTCGGTCGCGGACGTCCGGGCCGGCGTCGAGTGGCTCCACGACCACCCCGAGGTCGACCCGGACCGCGTCGTCGCGATGGGCGGCTCCTACGGCGGGTTCATGGTGCTCGCGGCGCTGACGGAGTACCCCGAGCTGTGGGCCGCCGGCGTCGACATCGTCGGTATCGCGAACTTCGTGACGTTCTTAGAGAACACCGGCGAGTGGCGCCGCGAACTGCGGGAAGCCGAGTACGGCTCGCTCGACGCGGATCGTGAGTTCCTCGAATCCATCTCGCCGATCAACAACATCGAGGCCATCGAGTCGCCCCTCTTCGTCCTGCACGGCGCGAACGACCCGCGGGTTCCCGTCGGCGAGGCCGAACAGATCGTCGAGCAGGCGCGCGAGCAGGGCGTCCCCGTCCGGAAACTGATCTTCGACGACGAGGGACACGGCTTCTCGAAGCTGGAGAACCGCCTCGAAGCGTACCGCGGGGTCGTCGATTTCCTCGCCAAACACGTCTGA
- a CDS encoding glycosyltransferase → MRVAFVSLFAPGHGDTPARSRTRRIAAGLAERGHDVVWLCARWWGGDHDAFEEDGIAYRSVTADPSPATFSARLPFALRRVAPDVVHAVNTPPTPGLAATVAGTLSRTPVVVDWWRDHPADSRQRYGLLARRADAVTAPSRTTKTLVREHGAAGDDVRVVPESIDFDLVESAGVDDRFDAVYARRLDRHANVETFLLGLAELRGRDWTAAVVGDGPERARIEAAASDLRIADRVSFLGDVPLRERVELFKGTHVVAATATWETFPTDLLWALACGCVALVEYQADSSAHELVEGRRRGRLVTSPAELADEFVAVADLDRKSVERDFADYDHEAVLDRVTNLYRDLRDES, encoded by the coding sequence ATGCGCGTCGCGTTCGTCTCGCTTTTCGCTCCCGGTCACGGCGACACGCCGGCGCGGTCGCGGACGCGACGGATCGCCGCGGGGCTCGCGGAGCGCGGCCACGACGTGGTCTGGCTCTGCGCTCGGTGGTGGGGCGGCGACCACGACGCCTTCGAGGAGGACGGTATCGCGTACCGCTCGGTGACCGCCGACCCGTCGCCGGCGACGTTTTCCGCCCGCCTCCCCTTCGCGCTCCGGCGCGTGGCCCCCGACGTGGTCCACGCGGTCAACACCCCGCCGACGCCGGGACTCGCGGCCACGGTCGCGGGCACGCTCTCGCGGACGCCCGTCGTCGTCGACTGGTGGCGCGACCACCCCGCGGACTCTCGGCAGCGGTACGGGCTCCTCGCTCGCCGGGCCGACGCCGTCACCGCCCCCTCCCGGACGACCAAGACGCTGGTGCGCGAACACGGCGCGGCCGGCGACGACGTGCGAGTGGTCCCGGAGAGCATCGACTTCGACCTCGTCGAGAGCGCCGGCGTCGACGACCGGTTCGACGCCGTGTACGCGCGCCGGCTGGACCGCCACGCCAACGTCGAGACGTTCCTGCTCGGCCTCGCGGAACTCCGCGGCCGCGACTGGACCGCCGCCGTCGTCGGCGACGGCCCCGAGCGCGCGCGGATCGAGGCGGCTGCGAGCGACCTCCGGATCGCCGACCGGGTGTCGTTCCTCGGCGACGTGCCGCTGCGCGAGCGGGTCGAACTATTTAAAGGCACACACGTCGTGGCCGCGACGGCGACGTGGGAGACGTTCCCGACGGACCTGCTGTGGGCGCTGGCGTGCGGCTGCGTGGCGCTCGTCGAGTATCAGGCGGATTCGAGCGCCCACGAGCTCGTGGAGGGGCGTCGACGCGGGCGACTCGTCACGAGCCCGGCGGAACTCGCCGACGAGTTCGTCGCCGTCGCCGACCTCGACCGGAAGTCGGTCGAGCGCGACTTCGCCGACTACGACCACGAGGCGGTGCTCGACCGAGTGACGAACCTCTATCGGGACTTGCGAGACGAATCGTAA